From the genome of Bradyrhizobium sp. ORS 278:
GTGGAGAGGATCAGCGTGTCACGCCAGTTCGCGGTGTCGATGACATAGGCACTCTTGCTGTCGACGTCGTAGCGCGTCGGGTTTCCGGTCAGATAGCCCACGGTCGTGAACGGCAGGTTGGTGTAGCCCGGGCTGTACATGTTCTGCAGCGTCAGCGCGCCGCTGCTCGTGCCCTGCGCGCCGAAGGCCTCCGATGTCAGGCCGGCGTAGCGGTCGATGGAGATATTCTCCTTCGAGAACTCCGTGCCCACCACGGTCGTATGCTTAACCGGCCCGGTGTCGTATTTGAACGTCAGATCGTTCTGGTTGCTCCAGTTGTCGACGAGCTGATAGCGGCTCTGCGGGCTTGCCGTGAATGTCCATTTGGTCGGATCTGGGCTTGCCGTCTGCGCCGCGGTGGTGTTCGGCAGAGTGCCGATGTAGTTCAGCTCGGAATGCTCGCCGCGCAGCTTGCTTGAGAAGGTGACGGAGTCGCTGAGCTTGAGCTCGCCGACCAGCGTGCCGAAATCCTGCCGCGCCGCCTGGAAGTCGCGGTTGAGAAAGCCGTACCAGGTGTTGCGCGGGATGCCGGCCGAGGTGACCGGGATGTTGCCCTGCTTGTAGAACGGCACGCCGAAATCGGGATAGCCGGACAGATCGGTGTGGACGTAGTTGGTCGTCACCTTCAGCGAATCGTTCGGCGTCCACTTCGTCGAGATGAAGCCGCCCCAGCGGTCGTCGGTGACGTGGTCTCGGCCCGCGACATTGGCGTCCTGGAACAGGCCGCCGGTGCGCACGGAGAAGGTCGGCGAGATCTTCTGGTTGACGTCGAGCGTGACGCGCTTGGTCTGGTCCGTGCCGATGGTCGATTCCGCGTTGTAGAAATTGCGGTCGCCGGCCTGCTTGGTGATGATGTTGATGGCGCCCCCGGCGGTGCCGCGGCCGGCATAGGCCGAGGCCGGACCGCGCAGGATCTCGACCTGCTCGGTGAAGAAGTTCTCGCGCACAGACACGGCGGGATCGCGGATGCCGTCGATGAAGATGTCGTTGCGCGCATCGAAGCCGCGGATGAAGAAGCGGTCGCCGAACGCGTTGCCGCCCTCGCCGGAGCCGAGCGTGACGCCCGCCGTGGAGCGGCCGACCTCTTTCAGCGTGGTGATGTGCTTGTCCTCCATCACCTCCTTGCTCATCACGGTGATCGTCTTCGGCGTGTTGACCAGCTTCTCGGTGAACTTGCCGGACGCGACGCGGTCGACCTTGTAGGGCGCGGCGGCGTCGGCATAGGGGTTGGCGTCGGGCGGCGTCTGCGGGCCGGCCGGCGGCTTCTGCTGTTGTGGCTGGCGCGCGGCGCGCCGCAGGGCGCTGCGGGCACGCACCTGATCGGCCGACGGCCGCGAGGCCGATGGCTTGGCTCGCGCGGCCGGCGCTTCGACGGTGACGGAGGGCAGAGGCGCTTGCTGAGCTTCAGCGCCCGAGAACGACGCCACCGCGATCAGGCCCGCGACGGCAGACACCGTCGCCCCGGAAATCTCGGACCCCGCATCCGATGACTGCGCGACACGCCCGCGCAAGCTTGCTGGAAAGACAGCTCGACCCATGCTCGACCACCCCAATGTCTATTCAAGGACTGAATTCTGTTCGTCACATCGACAACTGGACTGTTCCAATCGCGAATGGCTCTCAAAAAGTCCTTGAATTGGGTCGAAACGTCGGTCGGTCGATGGCCAGACTAGGAATATATTACCTAATGCATGTGATAATGAGTCGCATCTGAAATGTTGCCGCAGTTTTCCGGCGGGACATACCCGCGCGATCAGCGTCGCTCGACAATGATCGCGACCGGTCCGCCACCGTCCGGTCCCTGGTGCTCGGCCCCGCCGGACACGAACAGATCGGTGAAGCCGAACAGCCCCGCCAGCGCCCCGCCGACGAACGCACGGGCATGCCGTGTGGAGGAGACGTCGCTGTCGTCCAGCATCGTGTGCCTGAGCCCCCGCACCTTCCCGCTCTGCGCCGCCTCCGCCTTGGCCAGCACCGCGGCGATCCGGCCGCGCGACGCCGCCGGCAGCTGGCCGGGGCCATCGAGGCCGAGCCGGCTGAGCGCGGCGCGGGCCGGCTCGATGTCGATCGCATCCCGCATCACGCCGTGATCGATCGCGAGCGGGCCGGTCCACCGTGCCGACATGCCGGCGACCATAATCTCATGGTCGAGCAGTTCGACGCCGCCCGAGGTCGCCGCACGCTCGCTGTAGCGGCTGTAATCAGCGCAGATATCAGCATCGGACAGCTCATCGAAGGCCAGCTCGCCGAGCGCGACCGCAACGCCGAGCGCCGAGGCCCCACGGGAAAATCCCATCGATTTCAGCGTGTCACGCACGGCGGTGCGCGCACCCCGCGCCTCCGCCGCCTCGATCCGCTCCATCGTCAGCAGCGGGCATTTCACCTGGACATAGTGCACGTCGGCGGGATCCTCGATGCCGGCATCGGCCATCGCCGCACGCACGCCGGCGGCGACCTGCGCGACCTGCTGCATGCGGCCGAGATGCTCGCCGGGAAGCGTCGGCGTTCGCGCCCGGCCGAGAGCCAGCGAGGTGCCGAAGGCGCGCGGCCCGTCGTCGCCGGTTCGCGCCTCGAACACGATCATGTGCGGCGACAACGCGCCCTCGGTGCCGCCGGACATCACCATCGCGATCTGCCGGACGGCGTCGGCTTGAAGATGGCGGCCGAGCAGTGTTTCGAGCGAGCGCACCGCGAAGGCGCGGGTGAAGTCGTTGACGCAGCCATTGCCCTCGGTCTTGCCAAGGATGGCGACGATGCCGGCCGGGTCGATCGCGCCGCTGACGATCGCGGCCTCGAGCGCGCCGACATCATCGGGGCTTCGCATCGGCAGGCGGTGAACATGAGCGCGGCGCAAGGGGGTCGGCATGGACGGACTCCGAAAAGTTCTGGCCTGCCACCCTAGGCGATCACGACGCTCTGCGCGACGCTGCCGCCAGCCGCACGGCGTGTTATCGTCCAGCCTTGTCGTCTCGTGAATTCACCCGGTGCCCCATGCCTCTCTGGACCTGCTTTCAATGCGGCGCGCAGTTTCCCGACACGCCCGCGCCGCCTGCCCATTGCGTCGTCTGCGAGGACGAGCGGCAATATGTGAACTGGAGCGGCCAGCGCTTTCTCAGCCGCGAGGAACTGGCGGAGCGGCATCCGGTGGTCTGGCGCGAGGATCTCGGCCTTATTGGTCTCGCGCTCGAGCCCTCCTTCGCAATCGGTCAGCGCGCGCTGCTGATTCCCGTGCCGGACGGCTGCGTGATGTGGGATTGCATCCCCTTGGCGACGGAGGCAGCGATTGCTCATGTCCGCGCGCTCGGCGGGCTCAAGGCGATCTCCGTGTCACATCCTCATTACTATGGCGCGGTGGCCGATTGGAGCGCGGCCTTCGGCGACGCTCCGATCTATCTGCATGGCGATGACGCCGCCTTCGTCACCCGGCCGCATTCCGCCGTCGTGCCCTGGAGCGGCGATCGTCTCGCCATTTCGGACGACGTTGTGCTGCT
Proteins encoded in this window:
- a CDS encoding TonB-dependent siderophore receptor codes for the protein MGRAVFPASLRGRVAQSSDAGSEISGATVSAVAGLIAVASFSGAEAQQAPLPSVTVEAPAARAKPSASRPSADQVRARSALRRAARQPQQQKPPAGPQTPPDANPYADAAAPYKVDRVASGKFTEKLVNTPKTITVMSKEVMEDKHITTLKEVGRSTAGVTLGSGEGGNAFGDRFFIRGFDARNDIFIDGIRDPAVSVRENFFTEQVEILRGPASAYAGRGTAGGAINIITKQAGDRNFYNAESTIGTDQTKRVTLDVNQKISPTFSVRTGGLFQDANVAGRDHVTDDRWGGFISTKWTPNDSLKVTTNYVHTDLSGYPDFGVPFYKQGNIPVTSAGIPRNTWYGFLNRDFQAARQDFGTLVGELKLSDSVTFSSKLRGEHSELNYIGTLPNTTAAQTASPDPTKWTFTASPQSRYQLVDNWSNQNDLTFKYDTGPVKHTTVVGTEFSKENISIDRYAGLTSEAFGAQGTSSGALTLQNMYSPGYTNLPFTTVGYLTGNPTRYDVDSKSAYVIDTANWRDTLILSTGLRYDGYAMRSSNNTASATVDSDLINYNVGLVYKPMPIGSLYAAYATSANPFGSELDGTATDYGGIPPNSTIILGPERNKGAEVGTKWELFDRHLLLTGALFQTTKDNARETVNGLLTSGAAYRIQGFDLEAEGKITDRWSVFGGLVLMQSKVTESGVASNVGLQLANIAHQSLSVLSKYKFDDGWEIGGQAVYRSKVYGGTFAANTGNELPSYWRFDAFIEKQFDKNWSAKLYAQNLTNQLYYDTFYRSNVPFTAVAPGRAFYVITTAKF
- a CDS encoding ring-opening amidohydrolase, which codes for MPTPLRRAHVHRLPMRSPDDVGALEAAIVSGAIDPAGIVAILGKTEGNGCVNDFTRAFAVRSLETLLGRHLQADAVRQIAMVMSGGTEGALSPHMIVFEARTGDDGPRAFGTSLALGRARTPTLPGEHLGRMQQVAQVAAGVRAAMADAGIEDPADVHYVQVKCPLLTMERIEAAEARGARTAVRDTLKSMGFSRGASALGVAVALGELAFDELSDADICADYSRYSERAATSGGVELLDHEIMVAGMSARWTGPLAIDHGVMRDAIDIEPARAALSRLGLDGPGQLPAASRGRIAAVLAKAEAAQSGKVRGLRHTMLDDSDVSSTRHARAFVGGALAGLFGFTDLFVSGGAEHQGPDGGGPVAIIVERR